In Clostridium sp. DL-VIII, the following proteins share a genomic window:
- the disA gene encoding DNA integrity scanning diadenylate cyclase DisA, which translates to MRIEKGIGIKNVLKIMCPGTQLREGLENILRAKTGGLLVIGDDEEVMKLVDGGFYINSEYTPSYAYELAKMDGAIVITGDLKRIVCANAQLIPDSSIPTYETGTRHRTAHRVAKQTNNVVIAISQRRNIITMYKGDIKYVLRESSVILGKANQALQTLEKYVAVLERVINNLNLLEFQDLTTLFDVVTAIQRTEMVMRIVEEINMYILELGNEGRLISMQLNELVKHIERDGILLIRDYCKEGLQYSDVYEHIQRLNSSELLDLDAISRSLGYGGVPLMDTLISPKGYRMLSKVPRIPSNVIDNLIKEFKELSNIIDADIVDLDNVEGIGEARATAIKDGLKRIKEQVSLKKEI; encoded by the coding sequence ATGAGAATTGAAAAGGGAATAGGAATAAAAAATGTCTTAAAGATAATGTGCCCAGGCACTCAACTAAGGGAAGGTCTTGAAAACATATTAAGAGCCAAAACAGGAGGGCTATTAGTAATAGGGGATGACGAGGAAGTTATGAAACTCGTTGATGGAGGGTTTTATATTAATTCAGAGTATACCCCATCATACGCATATGAATTGGCTAAAATGGATGGAGCAATAGTAATAACAGGAGATTTGAAGAGAATTGTATGCGCTAATGCTCAGTTAATACCAGATTCATCTATTCCAACGTATGAAACGGGAACTAGGCATAGAACAGCACATAGAGTAGCGAAGCAAACTAATAATGTAGTAATTGCAATCTCTCAGCGAAGAAATATAATAACAATGTATAAGGGAGATATAAAATACGTATTGAGAGAAAGCAGTGTGATTTTGGGAAAGGCCAATCAGGCACTTCAAACACTAGAGAAATATGTTGCAGTACTCGAGCGTGTGATAAATAATTTGAATTTGCTGGAATTTCAGGATTTAACAACACTTTTTGATGTGGTTACTGCAATTCAAAGAACTGAAATGGTAATGAGAATAGTAGAAGAAATTAACATGTATATATTGGAACTCGGAAATGAGGGAAGATTAATATCTATGCAGCTCAACGAATTGGTTAAACATATAGAAAGAGATGGAATATTACTGATTAGGGATTATTGCAAAGAAGGATTGCAGTATAGTGACGTATATGAACATATCCAAAGATTAAATTCATCTGAATTATTGGATTTGGATGCAATTTCTAGAAGTCTAGGCTATGGAGGAGTGCCTCTTATGGATACATTAATATCGCCTAAAGGATATAGAATGTTAAGTAAGGTTCCGAGAATACCATCAAATGTAATAGATAATCTTATAAAAGAATTTAAAGAGCTGAGCAATATAATAGATGCAGATATAGTGGATTTAGATAATGTTGAGGGAATAGGAGAAGCAAGAGCTACTGCTATTAAAGATGGACTAAAGAGGATAAAGGAACAGGTGTCTTTGAAAAAAGAAATATAA